The DNA region TGAGAAAAATTTCGTAATTAGCCACTTTTATACTACACAATCGTCGCATTTGCGGTACCAGCCTCGCCATTACAGCGTTGCGATTGCAGACCTGGCCACACAATTGCGGTTGGCCCTCAAATTGCAACCTTCACAAAAGCAGCCCCAACCCTCACAATTGCGACCAACAGACTGCAAAAGCAGCTgtaccagaaaaaaaaaaaaaatctcaacagGCCATTATGTGATTTCTTGCCCGAAATTCACCTAAACCCTTCGGGTCCCTGCCCGAATCATTCTGACAAATCCCTAAACACTATATGTACCTACGGGAATTCTCAAATTACGTAATGGAATTCAAATACTCAACTTTAAGAGTCTGAGATGTTACATTGGCTTAAGCCCAGGATGACCCTGAAGCATCTAGACGACATGTATGCTCCACTTGGCTCGGGGGATATAGCTCAATGATACTTGTTCATTTAAACTCTAACAATACCCATTCAAGAGTTTGCCAATCAGCTCTATGCGCTTAACTACAACACCTGAAACCAGGTAACCGTGTTAATTACTAACTTACCATTGCCTATTTGTCATTAATTTGAAGCTTTTTGTGATTAGCACCTTTATGTGGGAGAGACAGAGGGCTAGTCTCCTCTTCTCCTCTCTCTGTATTAGTAGTATTGCTTTTTAGTACTTGTGTAGTATCttataattcatttttatttgttatatgttGCTTCATTCATTGTGTTTATCTTGGTACTTTGTTGCCAATATTTTTTCCGTTTAACCTGTTTTTGGTCCTGCGTCCTTAAGCTGAGTGTCTATTGGAAATATTTTTTCTATCCCACAAaggtagggtaaggtctgcgtacatcgtATACTCCTCATACctcacttgtgagattacactgggtatgttgttgttattggtgaTGAGAAGGTAAATGATTCCAAGTACTTCTGCAAGCATTGTAAAATGTTTCTGTTTACCCTCAACCTTTAAGATCACAGTAATCTCACAGATGAAGTCATCTTTCTGATCCAAGATAACATGCAACAAATCACTGAATAACTGCTGAAGAAAAGTAAGATATGATCGTGAAAACAATTGCTCAACTTTGAGAAATTAGTGATTATCAACAGTTCTGTGGCAAGTGCTTTTGTGTCAACCAAACAACGATATTTTCCCTCATGTACATGCTTGGGGACAATATTCATTCTTAAAGTACTGGGAAAGAAAAACTCATTCTATATATAATATGGAACTGGAACCTCTTGAAGATAAATTTTATACAGAAGCCAAAAGGTTAAACTTAATTTCAAAGAAACAagcttttttcaaaataagacaCTCTTTAAGTCTTACAGGCTAGACTCTGAATATACCGTCAATGAACTCTTTATGTCATAGCAACTTCTAAAGTTGATGAGTTACACATTCCACATCAGTTTCCCTGTTTTTCTCTCTTATAGTTTGACAGTGGAGATCCCTGGTAAAACTTGTAGTGGTATCCAAGAAGTATAGAACGATGGACATCACACAGCAACCTACAAACATGGGTATGGGCCCAAATATCCAAAGGAAGAGAGGAAATGACAAATAAAATGCTCGTAGTCCAAGCGACCAAAACATGCTCCCTCGGTTCAAATTCCTTGCAACATACTCTATAGAATCAGATCTATCTTTGAAGGAAGGCACAGTAGCTAAGAAGCTAACATGAGCGTAGTACCTGATAGATTGAACATTGCAGAGAAATGCAACAAGAAAGCACAGCAAGATGGTAAAAAACTTTATAGAAGACATCATAGGAGTTTTATTCCCGAACAGTAGTTCCGAGTATGTGAAGCTTGATTTGTTGCTCACGAATACACTAATGATTGAGCTGAGAGTAATTGCAGTTGTTGCCAAAAGGGTAGATGCCATAATGTTGTTGCGTATAGTTTGAACTGCCAGAACTCCATTCTTTATCGGATCCTGGATACAATTACCTCAAAGTCAATTGAAAATGCACTACTGCTTGTCAATTACTAGTGATTGTTCTTCTACTAGAACGCAGCACTAATAATATGCTTCTCAATCTATAGCACATCAACAGGAAACAAGATTGGAAATGCAAAACTTggacatgaagaaaaaaaaattaagataattgaaattttaaaagaaagtaTATCAAGTTAATTGACATAATACATCCATGTTCGATAAGTTCTGCAAATCAGATGCtggttttcttttctcttttctctttttagactctcttcctcctcctccttccttTTGGCAGAGAGTAACCAGCGATCTTCCAGCTAATAGTGTCTGGCTGACTGCTTAGTATTTTGAAAATACTACATAAACGAACTCGCCAAAAGTTGCTTCCAAATAGCATTCCATGTGACCAGAATACTCATTTGTCATAATCAATTATCCTTAAAACATATATGATGTATATGAATTTATtccacaaccaaaatattatgaTAACACTTCAGCAATCACATTACATAACTCCAAACTGCCAATCAAACATGTCATGACTCAGGGTCGTACTGACTATTAAGCAGACCTACGTGATGAAGATGACCTTACTCACCATTGTTGCTCTATCCAGACAAGTAAATTTCTGTGAGTAGCATCGTCATTAGTGAATATAATCAATTAACCAACAACGCCACAATCCCAAAATTGCAGATGGCATGATGTATCCTCTATATGCTTTCTGCTTAATTCAGACCCTTTTCATTCCAATATTATATAATTTAGTAACTTCTAAAATCATCCTCTGTCAGATGTGACAATTCATAATCGTACTTAATCTCGTATATCCGCACATGTCAAATCAATCTTAAAATTCGTACTTCTATGATATACTCATTTTGCGGATATTTTAAGCCTCTGAGGCCCAACATTAACTGATAAATAACATTGTTTGTCTCATAACTATTTTATATAACACGCCTTCCACTTTTTGCTTTATATGCTTCCTCGTAATTGCAACCAGATTGGTTTCATGGAAATCTAGATTTCACTTAGTGTCAACAGAATCAAGCTTTGAACCAATTTACATAAAAGTGTGAAGATTTGACCTTCAGGACAACCCAACAAAATAGTCATTGCTAGGAAAGTAATGTATACAGTACCAGGCCCAAATTTTGCTTGCCAAAAGGCCAGGTACCGGTCGAAAAGGAATAGATAGGTAGTCTTCTAGTTCATTGCAATCATAGAGCAATATTTCAAAATGAGGCAGCAGAGGCCTTCGGAATCTATGCTACTTCCATTGAAGGCACCAAACATATTTATGTACTCAAAATGCCAGCCAAACTTTCTTACAAAGGAAAAGGTTTCTCACAGCATCCAAAAATAATTCCATCACAGTAATATCATTTATTGAAATTAAACCATGCAGCAATGAAGAACTCTATCTGAGTTGATCAAAGAGCCAATAGTTGGAAAGACTCCTCTTACGTCTTTTGAATGCGTAATTTTCTTTCCACTAGAGATTCACTTGCACATTccttgattatttaaagtatttcATATTATTGATTCATCTCTTCAGTTATATTACCAGGAAAAAAAAGCCTGATAAGATGTTCCCTTTCTGTTCATTTATTTATCTAAATGGTTGATGGAATATTCGTAATCAGCACTACAGAAAGCGTAAGTATGTTAAGCACTAACTAAAACTGAACTGAAGCACATGAGAAGATTAAGGAAACAAGAGCAATTGCAGGAGACTTTTCGAATAAATATTTGAGCAGAAAACGAGTTCTTGAGGGAAACTAAATACTTTTACATTTGCAAGGCGCACAATTTTAGCTGTAGTAGAAAGCGGAATGGTTAATCAAAACATGTCTTTCAGAGAAAAGAACAAGATTAGAGAGGACCTTTAGGACTTGGTAAGATAAAAACTTGCAAAGGCAATCACTTTCTATTCAGAGAAATAGATTCCTGTGTGTTTGCTTTGGAGTTTGAAGCATAAAACACAGATAGATAAGATAATATCTGTGATTATTTACTTTGATTTTACGTGGGAGAAGTAATGGGATAAATAGTGGAAAGGGGAGATGTTGTAGTCCAACTGGAATGTTTTTCTCAAGTATAATGGATAAATTCATCTACTTAATATATATGGTgcataattataatttttagaCCCAAAAGTGGCTGGTATACATATAAGAGGGCTTGAAATCCTGCAACCTGTCCAAGTTAAACATAAGTTATCACACGCGAGAAGAGTTGACATCAAATTACCTTTGGTTCTACTGCTCAATAACACACAGCATAAGGCAGCAAACTAGACATCAAAAACCACAGTGAAAATAGGCATTGTTAATAGTGGTATCTGAAGATGAGAAACATTCAAAGTTGATGCAAAACCAATATGATTAGTATAGTACAAGATATCAAGAAAAACATTGTTTATGAGTTAAACAGTGATATAAGATGCAAGGTTGATTGCACTTTCCtttcaaatgggttggtctttgatttttgtcctttaatatagggcataacttgtgggatattatgatgcgaaaatcTAAATTTATGCCCCGCAGAAAAGTTATTTGTtatacaacaaccacaacaaataCCCAATATAATCTCACAAAGTGGAGcacaggagggtagagtgtaagCAGAATCTACCCCTACCTCGGGAGGTAGATACTCgatttccgatagaccctcggctcaagaaaataCATTTCAAAGAAGGTCAGACAAGAATTAACAGAAGTTAAAAAGTCTATGCCGAAATATTAATTGTTatgaggagcaaaaattaaagacaagcaCAAATTAAGGGCATAAGCGCCAATGACCCCTTCTGGAATTTAAATGTCAAGCAGCTCAATTTAGAATGCTAAATTTGCTTACAGAGCAATTTTATAGAGTGCAAAAAGTCTCAGAAGCATAATTTCATCAATATTCGGCAcataaaagaaatcaaaatgaaaaagaagaaagagttgAGAAAGGAGACTAACAGTCATAATGGAGAGGACCCAATTATGTCGAGACTCAGAATTGATACCAATGACTGTTCTTCTTGGATACCTTATTATTGTAAAGAGAAGCCAAGCGTGATACGATACAAAAATCACCATCCCAAGAGGCACTAGTACATAATCAAGTCGTTGTTCTTCCATTTTGCAGAGCAAAGGTGTATTacaagaatcaagattgtgTAATTATTATATCACTAGTTGCGTACTGCTAcagttttatgaaatttatgCGTGTACTAAATCATGTTAAAGATTCTAAATTGTATGTACTTCACTGTATGTACTTGACGgtctttccttttttgtcaTTCTAAAAGAACAATGATATTCATTTACATGCccaaacaatttaactttaaatttatcTCTTCCATCTTAAATTAagttcaagataaaattaatttatttttttctattttattcgCAATAGTGATTGTTTCTAAGACTACAAAAGAATtaatagaataaatatttaaacgACGAGAGATTATACTTTAAGATAGGAAAATCGCTATTCCAAGAGGCCAGGCACTAGTGCATAATCAagttctttttcttccattgtGCATAGCAAAGGTATCacaagaatcaagattgtgTAATTAACGGAATTTATATAACTTGTCACGTAGTACTTCAGTTCACAAAATGTATGCGTGCACTAAATTATGCTAAAGATTCTAAATTGTATTTCTTTAAtagtctttcctttttagttgtTCTAAAAAGGAATGATATCTTTTTCACGTgcagaaacaatttaacttcaaacttactctttttgtcttaaattatCTATCCTgatttgtctcaaattatttgtcattttagagGTTCTAAggcaaaattattatttttttagtttattctcAGTAGTAATTGTTTTTAAAGACTACAAATACCTCAATAGAGTCAATATGTATTGAGtgtaaaatattcaaaaaattctcttagatataaatttttttaagagaCATGTAAAAGAAAAACACGACAGAAGGGAGTATCATTTTTTAGCTTTAATGTAATGATTTATAGTTGTAGAAATTTTATGGCTCATTATATTccccaattttaatttttttttttttaactctatGTCCAGCaaacattttcatataaattgagacgaagGAAGTGATAAAAGTGCATATTAATTAGTCTCTTCATTTCTTTACTAAATCAATatattaaaactaaaattttctttttactaatccatttagcaaatcaagaggtttttttttctttctaatatttATACTTTGACATTAAGCACCTAGACTTTCCAAGTATTGCATTATTGAGTGGATTTTAATTACTatcaataaaaaattattaataaatgATTAGATAGAGCCCAAAGTAATTAGACTAATAAAAGAAACGGAGGGAATAAtttcaattaaatattttttattgacGGAAGAACAAAAATCTGAAAAGTCAAATgtctttatttagtttttcaGGTGGAACTAACAATTGACAAATTTCAAGGTGTTCACAA from Lycium ferocissimum isolate CSIRO_LF1 chromosome 2, AGI_CSIRO_Lferr_CH_V1, whole genome shotgun sequence includes:
- the LOC132033609 gene encoding uncharacterized protein LOC132033609, with product MEEQRLDYVLVPLGMVIFVSYHAWLLFTIIRYPRRTVIGINSESRHNWVLSIMTDPIKNGVLAVQTIRNNIMASTLLATTAITLSSIISVFVSNKSSFTYSELLFGNKTPMMSSIKFFTILLCFLVAFLCNVQSIRYYAHVSFLATVPSFKDRSDSIEYVARNLNRGSMFWSLGLRAFYLSFPLFLWIFGPIPMFVGCCVMSIVLYFLDTTTSFTRDLHCQTIREKNRETDVECVTHQL